The following proteins are co-located in the Haloarcula marismortui ATCC 43049 genome:
- a CDS encoding CBS domain-containing protein, translating into MNSLDTPVEQVMTKPVKTVDRELAVRDVSKLLASEAVGSVVVETEYGRGILTKTDIIAGLRDGMDPDTTPVGDLMTTPVKTIDPGAPLEEAIDTMVEHSIKRLVVDGQADGVGILTTTDVMQELSPDLDRVVEMFAEG; encoded by the coding sequence ATGAATTCACTTGACACACCGGTCGAGCAGGTGATGACCAAGCCAGTGAAGACCGTCGACCGGGAGCTTGCCGTCCGCGACGTTTCGAAGCTCCTTGCGTCCGAAGCGGTCGGGTCTGTTGTCGTCGAAACCGAGTATGGACGAGGTATACTCACGAAAACGGACATTATCGCCGGCCTCCGCGATGGGATGGACCCAGATACGACGCCAGTTGGTGATCTGATGACGACGCCGGTCAAGACGATTGACCCCGGTGCCCCGCTAGAGGAAGCCATCGATACGATGGTCGAGCACAGCATCAAGCGACTCGTAGTCGACGGACAGGCCGACGGCGTCGGTATTCTCACGACGACAGACGTGATGCAGGAACTGTCGCCCGACCTAGACCGTGTCGTTGAGATGTTCGCGGAAGGATGA
- the arcS gene encoding archaeosine synthase subunit alpha — protein MTDYFEVHERDSAARVGELRLADSVTTPALVDDVDTETPGDCRHVLADAGSRWSTERDAPDGDDSLLTVLPHRGLPAGTPDEVAEAFAVDYPDVEFPSAAVVSPDTATNHGSDAYVLAGAPGYVGHASAFVDAVTTVREAIPADTALYLPGVATPRNVATLVYAGVDLVDPDRAVVRGTEGRYLTTDEAYFLEDLDELPCACPACQQPRAEFDREDCAEHNVNALAAELRRVRRRIRDGRLRDYVEGQARQDNWLTATFRRLDQGYGYLEERTPLIRRADLSAASDDSLRRVEIQRFAERVTDRYIPRFDDRPLVLVPCSARKPYSDSQSHKQYHDAIKWRAHVVSMTSPIGVVPQELELTYPAQHYDSVVTGDWNATEIEFVSRVLERYLEGTDYPEIIAHVPGEGYRDICERVADSLDREFTYTVTDHPTTADSLGNLAAELEGWDRYPKREREHNTIRAVADYQFGEGAGDELFDDLSTQGRYPQLRADDADGEQLAALAQQYGVLSLTTAGARRWVESDVPTKTVEIEPFVPHGSVLAPGITDASDDIRVGDDVVIKGDAAFGIGRAQMSGPEMRSSTRGIAVQMRHVDER, from the coding sequence ATGACCGACTACTTCGAGGTCCACGAGCGCGACAGCGCCGCGCGAGTGGGTGAGTTGCGCCTCGCCGACTCCGTGACGACGCCAGCGCTGGTCGACGACGTGGACACTGAGACGCCGGGCGACTGCCGACACGTCCTTGCTGACGCCGGAAGCCGCTGGTCTACCGAGCGAGACGCTCCCGACGGCGACGACTCGTTGCTCACTGTCTTGCCCCACCGCGGACTCCCCGCCGGCACGCCGGACGAAGTCGCCGAGGCTTTCGCCGTCGACTATCCGGATGTCGAGTTCCCAAGTGCGGCCGTTGTTTCCCCTGATACCGCGACCAACCACGGCAGCGACGCCTACGTTCTCGCTGGTGCGCCCGGCTATGTCGGGCACGCGTCGGCGTTCGTCGATGCCGTTACGACCGTCCGTGAGGCAATTCCCGCGGACACCGCGCTCTATCTGCCCGGCGTTGCAACGCCGCGAAACGTCGCGACGCTCGTCTACGCTGGCGTCGACCTCGTCGACCCGGACCGCGCCGTCGTCCGCGGGACCGAGGGCCGGTATCTCACGACCGACGAGGCGTACTTCCTCGAAGACCTCGACGAACTCCCGTGTGCGTGTCCGGCCTGCCAGCAGCCACGCGCGGAGTTCGACCGCGAGGACTGCGCTGAACACAACGTCAACGCGCTCGCCGCGGAACTCCGACGCGTCCGCCGCCGGATTCGTGACGGTCGCCTCCGTGACTACGTCGAGGGTCAGGCCAGACAGGACAACTGGCTCACCGCGACGTTCCGACGGCTGGATCAGGGGTACGGCTATCTGGAGGAGCGAACGCCGCTCATCCGGCGGGCCGACCTCTCGGCGGCCAGTGACGACTCGCTCCGGCGGGTCGAAATCCAGCGCTTCGCCGAGCGCGTCACCGACCGCTACATCCCCCGCTTTGACGACCGCCCGCTCGTGCTGGTCCCGTGCTCGGCACGGAAACCCTACAGCGACTCACAGAGCCACAAACAGTACCACGACGCTATCAAGTGGCGCGCCCACGTCGTCTCGATGACCTCGCCCATCGGTGTTGTTCCGCAAGAACTCGAACTCACTTACCCCGCACAGCACTACGACTCCGTGGTCACGGGCGACTGGAACGCCACTGAAATCGAGTTCGTCAGCCGCGTGCTCGAACGCTATTTAGAAGGCACCGACTACCCGGAGATTATTGCCCACGTTCCCGGCGAAGGCTACCGCGACATCTGCGAGCGCGTGGCCGATTCGCTGGACCGGGAGTTTACCTACACGGTCACCGACCACCCAACGACGGCGGATTCGCTGGGGAACCTCGCCGCCGAACTGGAGGGCTGGGACCGCTATCCGAAACGCGAGCGCGAACACAACACTATCCGCGCCGTTGCTGACTACCAGTTCGGCGAAGGCGCGGGCGACGAACTGTTCGACGACCTGTCGACGCAGGGGCGGTATCCGCAACTGCGTGCCGATGACGCCGACGGGGAGCAACTGGCGGCGCTCGCCCAGCAGTACGGCGTGCTCTCGCTGACCACCGCCGGCGCGCGCCGCTGGGTCGAGAGCGACGTACCGACGAAAACCGTCGAAATCGAGCCGTTCGTCCCTCACGGCTCGGTGCTTGCGCCGGGGATCACGGACGCCAGCGACGACATCCGCGTCGGCGATGACGTGGTGATTAAGGGTGATGCGGCCTTCGGCATCGGTCGCGCCCAGATGAGCGGCCCGGAGATGCGGTCCTCGACGCGCGGTATTGCCGTCCAGATGCGACACGTCGACGAGCGGTAA
- a CDS encoding NUDIX hydrolase — protein sequence MDEELAWETLDAETAYACPGFDVVREDVRFPDGTEGAFDYVQHGESVIVLPFTADGDVVVIEEWRQPIRRINYGLPAGTMEDEDDDPTVAAARELREETGYEADTFDHLYTGEPANGNTDYVFHYYVARGCEAAADQNLDHNESIRVDTADFDSLVQSVRDGTLRDSRSAVGIMYYALFER from the coding sequence ATGGACGAGGAACTCGCCTGGGAGACGCTTGATGCAGAGACCGCATACGCCTGTCCGGGGTTTGATGTCGTCCGTGAGGATGTCCGCTTCCCTGACGGCACGGAGGGTGCGTTCGATTACGTGCAGCACGGTGAGAGCGTCATCGTGCTCCCGTTTACCGCCGACGGCGACGTGGTCGTTATCGAGGAGTGGCGACAACCAATCCGTCGAATCAACTACGGTCTGCCTGCCGGAACGATGGAAGACGAGGACGACGACCCAACCGTCGCCGCCGCCCGCGAACTCCGCGAGGAGACGGGCTACGAGGCCGATACGTTCGACCACCTCTACACGGGTGAACCGGCTAACGGCAACACTGATTATGTGTTCCATTACTACGTCGCACGCGGCTGTGAGGCGGCGGCCGACCAGAACCTCGACCACAACGAATCGATTCGGGTCGACACTGCCGACTTCGATTCGCTGGTCCAGTCGGTGCGCGACGGCACGCTCCGTGACAGTCGGTCTGCCGTAGGTATCATGTACTATGCCCTGTTCGAGCGCTGA
- a CDS encoding nucleoside deaminase — protein sequence MPMSEFDEFDHETHIQRAFELARTAVDRGDRPFGSVLVRDNEVVMEASNRVLTESDVRRHPELQLAHRAMQEFDPDERAETVMYTSTEPCPMCAGGLRYAGLGRVVYSVGSDEMGEFSGHEESVRSGEILAGITDVAGPICHEEGLAIHEDFDW from the coding sequence ATGCCTATGTCAGAGTTCGACGAATTCGACCACGAAACGCACATACAACGCGCCTTCGAGCTGGCCCGGACCGCTGTCGACCGCGGCGACCGGCCCTTCGGGTCGGTACTCGTTCGTGACAACGAGGTTGTGATGGAGGCATCGAACCGCGTCCTCACTGAATCGGACGTGCGCCGCCATCCGGAACTCCAGCTGGCGCACCGAGCAATGCAGGAGTTTGACCCGGACGAGCGGGCAGAGACAGTGATGTACACGAGCACCGAGCCGTGCCCGATGTGTGCCGGCGGGCTCCGGTACGCCGGCCTCGGCCGAGTCGTGTACAGCGTCGGCAGCGACGAGATGGGTGAGTTCAGCGGCCACGAGGAGTCCGTCCGCTCTGGTGAAATCCTCGCCGGCATCACCGACGTCGCCGGGCCGATATGTCACGAGGAGGGACTGGCGATTCACGAAGACTTTGACTGGTAA
- a CDS encoding alginate lyase family protein, with amino-acid sequence MFVHLDTLAAIQSRVENGDSPWTGAHEAFMSDVRDAMAADSESVTDNGDGHEFKTKGPEDPAERKDYVAAIRTGDRIRDLGLAYQYTGADQYAEKAVELLDHWFLRSETYMAPVKTNSIEQFITLPKMWWGAELVRGHEAWSDDSVGAEADLQEWVRTFLDDVGHNIPTAMGQQNIFNWQEMTHAAGSVYLRDWDRFQKAMRRNRETGFTQLREDGLLENEIIRASSLAYSLYAAKALITAAELSRLYAERLDGPTLYEYKKFDGDRGAIERILDAHAPYVADPEAWEAMGEGDPDRFVNSDGFPARKQEAASSLYEVAYSYYEKDTYLKALKQSGQPVKNVPTYVSAQQAAIDNPDRPHRDERILGWTTFTHGERFRLDL; translated from the coding sequence ATGTTCGTCCATCTCGATACGCTGGCCGCGATACAGTCACGTGTTGAGAACGGCGACAGCCCGTGGACGGGGGCCCACGAGGCCTTCATGAGTGATGTCCGCGACGCGATGGCAGCGGATTCCGAGAGCGTCACGGACAACGGCGACGGCCACGAGTTCAAAACGAAAGGACCCGAAGACCCCGCGGAACGCAAGGACTACGTTGCCGCCATCAGAACCGGAGACAGAATACGGGATCTGGGCCTCGCCTACCAGTACACCGGTGCGGATCAATACGCCGAGAAGGCCGTCGAACTGCTGGACCACTGGTTCCTGCGGTCGGAGACCTATATGGCTCCTGTAAAAACGAACAGCATTGAGCAGTTCATCACGCTCCCGAAAATGTGGTGGGGCGCGGAACTCGTTCGCGGCCACGAGGCGTGGAGCGACGACAGTGTCGGCGCGGAGGCCGACCTGCAGGAGTGGGTCCGGACGTTCCTCGACGACGTGGGCCACAACATTCCGACCGCGATGGGGCAACAGAACATCTTCAACTGGCAAGAGATGACCCACGCCGCCGGTTCGGTGTACCTCCGGGACTGGGACCGGTTCCAGAAGGCCATGCGACGGAACCGCGAGACGGGCTTCACCCAACTCCGCGAGGACGGCCTACTGGAAAACGAAATCATTCGTGCGTCGAGTCTGGCGTACTCGCTGTATGCGGCGAAGGCACTGATCACCGCCGCGGAACTCAGCCGACTCTACGCCGAGAGACTCGACGGCCCCACACTGTACGAGTACAAGAAATTCGACGGTGACAGGGGTGCTATCGAGCGGATTCTCGACGCCCACGCGCCATACGTGGCCGACCCAGAGGCCTGGGAGGCGATGGGTGAAGGGGACCCCGACCGGTTTGTCAACAGTGACGGCTTCCCCGCCAGAAAGCAGGAAGCCGCGTCCTCGCTGTACGAGGTGGCCTACTCGTACTACGAGAAAGATACGTATCTGAAAGCGCTCAAGCAGAGCGGACAGCCAGTGAAGAACGTCCCGACGTACGTCTCAGCCCAGCAGGCGGCAATTGACAACCCCGACCGGCCACATCGGGACGAACGCATCCTCGGCTGGACAACGTTCACGCACGGCGAGCGGTTCCGGCTTGACCTGTAA
- a CDS encoding archaeosine biosynthesis radical SAM protein RaSEA, giving the protein MSKPSPEVYEEGKGMDAHNSVMRDIRSRNDSTYDPREPTRVWLDEDNTPDGVYQSLTIILNTGGCRWARAGGCTMCGYVAESVEGGSVAHEDLMAQIQHCLDHESENSDEQSGLIKIYTSGSFLDEREVPAETRQAIAETFADRERIVVESLPDFIDEETVGDFVDVGLETDVAVGLETATDRVRHDCVNKYFDFADFEAASEAAQAAGAGVKAYLLMKPPFLSEAEAVEDMKRSVRRCAAVDGCHTVSMNPCNVQRYTMVEELYHDGGYRPPWLWSVADVLESTADEDVIVVSDPVGHGSDRGPHNCGECDDKVQRAIKDFDLRQDPSVFEQVSCECEATWDAVIERERSYSLPLAR; this is encoded by the coding sequence ATGAGCAAGCCCAGTCCTGAAGTCTACGAGGAGGGCAAGGGCATGGACGCCCACAACTCCGTGATGCGTGACATCCGGTCGCGCAACGACTCGACCTATGACCCTCGCGAGCCGACCCGCGTGTGGCTCGACGAGGACAACACCCCGGACGGCGTCTACCAGAGCCTGACTATCATCCTGAACACCGGCGGCTGTCGGTGGGCACGTGCCGGCGGCTGTACGATGTGTGGCTACGTCGCCGAGAGCGTCGAGGGCGGCAGCGTCGCCCACGAGGACCTCATGGCCCAGATTCAGCACTGTCTGGACCACGAAAGCGAGAACAGCGACGAGCAGAGCGGCCTCATCAAGATTTACACCTCCGGGAGCTTCCTCGACGAGCGCGAAGTCCCGGCGGAAACGCGTCAGGCTATCGCCGAAACCTTCGCCGACCGTGAGCGCATCGTCGTCGAGTCACTGCCGGACTTCATCGACGAGGAGACCGTCGGCGACTTCGTCGACGTAGGTCTGGAGACGGACGTGGCGGTGGGTCTGGAGACGGCGACCGACCGCGTCCGCCACGATTGCGTGAACAAGTACTTCGACTTTGCCGACTTCGAGGCGGCCTCCGAGGCGGCGCAGGCCGCCGGTGCCGGCGTCAAGGCGTACCTCCTGATGAAGCCGCCGTTCCTCTCCGAAGCCGAGGCCGTCGAGGATATGAAGCGGTCGGTGCGACGCTGTGCGGCCGTCGACGGCTGTCACACCGTCTCGATGAACCCCTGTAACGTCCAGCGATACACGATGGTCGAGGAGCTGTACCACGACGGCGGCTACCGACCGCCGTGGCTCTGGTCGGTCGCCGACGTGCTGGAGTCGACCGCCGATGAGGACGTCATCGTCGTCTCGGACCCGGTCGGCCACGGCAGCGACCGCGGCCCGCACAACTGCGGCGAGTGTGACGACAAGGTCCAGCGCGCTATCAAGGACTTCGACCTCCGGCAGGACCCGTCGGTGTTCGAGCAGGTGAGCTGCGAGTGCGAGGCGACGTGGGACGCTGTCATCGAACGCGAGCGCAGCTACTCGCTCCCGCTCGCTCGATAA
- the trmY gene encoding tRNA (pseudouridine(54)-N(1))-methyltransferase TrmY, whose amino-acid sequence MRQFVIIGHDAPTTPEFSLDDLAGAAGRLDVLCRCVTSAFFLSHAIREDVRVHLILGDEYTVTFEGSDLRRLNPDERSTAALIRKALEEREEAIGHIPVETSPGVSLTRRGFEGTLDDVARRGTVVQLHEDGDPIVGVAPPSDPVFVLSDHHDFRDEEAALLADRADERVSLGPKALHADHSITVAHNYLDTAGFERY is encoded by the coding sequence ATGCGTCAGTTCGTCATCATCGGTCACGACGCCCCGACGACGCCGGAGTTCTCGCTCGACGATCTGGCCGGCGCTGCCGGCCGGCTCGACGTGCTCTGTCGGTGTGTCACCAGCGCGTTCTTTTTGAGCCATGCCATCCGGGAAGACGTGCGGGTCCACCTGATTCTGGGCGACGAGTACACCGTTACGTTCGAGGGGAGCGACCTCCGCCGGCTGAACCCGGATGAACGGTCCACAGCGGCACTGATACGGAAGGCACTAGAAGAGCGCGAAGAAGCTATCGGCCACATCCCGGTCGAAACCTCGCCGGGCGTGTCGCTCACGCGACGGGGATTCGAAGGGACGCTCGACGACGTGGCGCGCCGCGGAACCGTCGTCCAGTTGCACGAGGACGGCGACCCCATCGTCGGCGTTGCACCCCCGTCGGACCCGGTGTTCGTCCTCTCGGATCATCACGACTTCCGAGACGAGGAAGCGGCGCTGCTGGCCGACCGTGCGGACGAGCGCGTCTCGCTTGGGCCGAAGGCCCTCCACGCAGACCATTCGATCACGGTCGCGCACAATTATCTGGACACAGCGGGGTTCGAACGGTACTGA
- the tgtA gene encoding tRNA guanosine(15) transglycosylase TgtA, whose protein sequence is MTNFEVRQYDAAGRLGELTVPRAGVTVETPTILPVVNPHVQTVAPATLASEFGAEILITNSYILHGSDDLREPVLEQGLHDLLGFDGAIMTDSGSFQLAEYGDIDVTTEEILEFQHEIGSDIGTPVDIPTPPDVDRERATEELKTTQERLEHAATVDTGEMLVSAPVQGATYPDLRERAAADAVSTGLDVFPLGAVVPLMNEYRYADLADVVAACKRGLGEVGPVHLFGAGHPMMFAMAAALGCDLFDSAAYALYARDDRYLTVQGTELLDELSYFPCHCPVCTDHTPAELDAMDADAREELLARHNLHVTYGEIRTVKQAIRSGNLMELVDSRARGHPEMLDGYRALLDHSEQLERTDPVSKDAFFYTSTESARRPEVRRHQDRLERLPVEGEEVLLTEGSSSAQYDESWGVLPPFGPYPRELADTYPLTAETPDRTDRAAYEAAATGVRRLVELHPDVSFTLVHDDWPATALDRVPEGVRLRDLHARD, encoded by the coding sequence ATGACGAATTTCGAGGTCCGCCAGTACGACGCCGCGGGCCGGCTGGGCGAGCTAACGGTGCCACGGGCCGGCGTCACCGTTGAGACGCCGACTATTCTGCCGGTGGTCAATCCCCACGTCCAGACGGTTGCACCGGCAACGTTGGCGTCGGAGTTCGGGGCGGAGATACTCATCACGAACAGCTACATCCTGCACGGCTCCGATGACCTCCGTGAGCCTGTGTTAGAGCAAGGCCTCCACGACCTGCTTGGGTTCGACGGGGCTATCATGACCGACTCCGGGTCCTTCCAGCTCGCCGAGTACGGCGACATCGACGTGACCACTGAGGAAATTTTGGAGTTCCAACACGAGATCGGCTCCGATATCGGCACGCCGGTGGACATCCCGACGCCGCCGGACGTGGACCGCGAGCGGGCGACCGAGGAACTCAAAACGACACAGGAACGGCTCGAACACGCTGCTACCGTCGACACCGGCGAGATGCTCGTCAGTGCGCCGGTTCAGGGCGCGACGTATCCGGACCTGCGGGAGCGCGCCGCTGCAGATGCCGTCTCGACCGGACTTGACGTGTTCCCGCTGGGAGCCGTCGTCCCGCTGATGAACGAGTACCGCTACGCTGACCTCGCGGATGTGGTCGCGGCCTGCAAGCGCGGGCTGGGGGAGGTCGGCCCGGTCCACCTGTTCGGCGCGGGCCACCCGATGATGTTCGCGATGGCGGCGGCGCTTGGCTGTGACCTGTTCGATTCGGCGGCGTACGCGCTGTATGCCCGCGACGACCGCTATCTCACGGTGCAGGGGACGGAACTGCTCGACGAACTGAGCTACTTCCCGTGTCACTGCCCGGTCTGTACCGACCACACGCCGGCGGAACTCGATGCGATGGACGCCGACGCACGCGAGGAACTGCTCGCCCGACACAACCTCCACGTCACCTACGGCGAAATCCGGACGGTCAAGCAAGCGATTCGCTCGGGCAACCTCATGGAACTGGTCGACAGCCGCGCCCGTGGTCATCCGGAGATGCTCGACGGCTACCGCGCCTTGCTCGACCACTCAGAGCAACTCGAACGCACCGACCCGGTCTCGAAGGACGCGTTCTTCTACACCTCGACTGAAAGCGCCCGCCGGCCCGAGGTCCGACGCCATCAGGACCGACTGGAGCGCCTCCCGGTCGAGGGCGAGGAAGTGCTGCTGACCGAAGGCAGTTCCAGTGCACAGTATGACGAGAGCTGGGGCGTCCTGCCCCCGTTCGGTCCGTACCCGCGCGAACTCGCTGACACCTATCCGCTGACCGCGGAAACGCCGGACCGGACCGACCGGGCTGCCTACGAGGCCGCGGCTACAGGAGTCCGACGGCTGGTCGAACTCCACCCCGACGTGTCCTTTACACTGGTCCACGACGACTGGCCAGCAACGGCACTTGACCGCGTGCCTGAGGGCGTTCGCCTGCGAGACCTGCACGCCCGCGACTGA
- a CDS encoding NAD-dependent epimerase/dehydratase family protein — protein MNVVVTGGRGSSGRWIVDRLVGPHDVTVLDRRLPDDEGHPAVEYQALDLTDAGGVFDTLTAIDPDAVVHWAAIPVAGNHPGVDLFQNNTLAAHNVLSAAGRVGADVVQGSSDGAYGFFFAEETPVPDELPITEKHARRPEDDYGLSKVVTEEIGKTIARRDGISVASIRPSWIQIPGEYPCRSEDYVDDLAAGAGNYWSYVDVRDVADLVEAALTADVAGHETFNCVGPDNALGRPLVELMRDHYGRVPDDCTVEGDAAAYSTAKATERLGWEPTRSWREAADVDVDVPTV, from the coding sequence ATGAATGTTGTCGTGACCGGCGGCCGGGGGAGTTCCGGGCGCTGGATCGTCGACCGTCTCGTCGGACCGCACGACGTAACAGTGCTTGACCGCCGTCTCCCCGATGACGAGGGTCATCCGGCTGTTGAGTATCAGGCGCTCGATCTGACAGACGCCGGGGGCGTCTTCGACACGCTCACCGCCATCGACCCGGATGCAGTGGTCCACTGGGCGGCGATTCCGGTAGCTGGGAACCATCCCGGTGTAGACCTGTTCCAGAACAATACGCTGGCGGCACACAACGTCCTCTCGGCGGCTGGCCGTGTCGGCGCTGACGTGGTGCAGGGCTCATCTGATGGTGCGTACGGCTTCTTTTTCGCCGAGGAGACCCCCGTGCCAGATGAACTCCCGATTACGGAAAAGCACGCACGCAGGCCCGAGGACGACTACGGGCTCTCAAAGGTCGTTACCGAGGAAATCGGGAAGACGATTGCCCGCCGGGACGGCATCTCTGTGGCGTCAATCCGCCCGTCGTGGATACAGATTCCCGGGGAGTACCCCTGTCGGTCAGAGGACTACGTTGACGACCTCGCGGCTGGCGCGGGCAACTACTGGTCGTACGTTGACGTACGAGACGTAGCCGACCTCGTCGAGGCCGCGCTCACCGCAGATGTTGCGGGGCATGAGACGTTCAACTGCGTCGGCCCCGACAACGCGCTGGGCCGACCGCTGGTCGAACTTATGCGCGACCACTACGGTCGTGTGCCGGACGACTGTACAGTCGAAGGGGACGCCGCGGCGTACTCGACAGCCAAGGCCACGGAACGGCTGGGTTGGGAGCCGACCCGTTCGTGGCGTGAGGCTGCCGATGTGGACGTGGATGTGCCGACAGTCTGA
- a CDS encoding Gfo/Idh/MocA family protein: MLRTAIVGLGDVAHWHKAAIETTPGAVLTAVADIDSQRAERVAAAWDVSGYTDLQRLVASEAVDWVHVCTPLQTHFDLAMACIDASVHVLVEKPFVATRAEFERLTAAADRADVRATVVHNQVYYRPLQTALQRIKRGDLGRLHSVAVHWAEDIDPTVPGRGDWVLDLPGGEFGEGIVHPIYVGLRAAGNPADDASVDIRRCRTTADDVAFDGIAVSFVTAEDVTCTIQHHSNVPDRRRVVFTAECGHLTVDIGTQSLRYHRHGYGPNSPYDLPMLAGALTDLRNAARTTASAVRETVKTRLSSSYSTHDTHTPVVRREARAIEHGGEGPTPRAEADWANRLFTSVAEL; this comes from the coding sequence ATGCTGCGGACCGCAATCGTCGGCCTGGGCGATGTCGCACACTGGCATAAGGCCGCAATCGAGACGACTCCCGGTGCAGTTCTGACTGCGGTCGCCGATATCGATTCACAGCGAGCCGAGCGCGTCGCTGCCGCATGGGACGTGTCCGGGTACACCGACCTGCAGCGGCTGGTGGCGTCCGAAGCGGTCGACTGGGTCCACGTCTGTACGCCGCTGCAGACCCACTTCGACCTCGCGATGGCCTGTATCGACGCGTCGGTCCACGTGCTGGTCGAGAAACCCTTCGTCGCCACCAGAGCGGAGTTCGAACGGCTTACCGCTGCTGCAGACCGGGCCGACGTTCGGGCGACAGTCGTCCACAACCAGGTGTACTACCGGCCGCTACAGACCGCACTTCAGCGTATCAAGCGTGGCGACCTCGGGCGGCTCCACAGCGTCGCCGTTCACTGGGCGGAGGACATCGACCCGACGGTTCCGGGCCGCGGGGACTGGGTGCTCGACCTCCCCGGCGGCGAGTTCGGTGAGGGCATCGTTCATCCGATATACGTGGGGTTGCGCGCGGCGGGCAATCCCGCGGACGACGCCTCGGTCGACATCCGACGGTGTCGTACGACTGCTGACGACGTTGCCTTCGATGGCATCGCCGTCTCGTTCGTGACGGCCGAGGATGTCACCTGTACAATACAGCACCACTCGAACGTGCCTGACCGCCGTCGCGTCGTTTTTACCGCGGAGTGCGGACACCTCACCGTCGACATCGGGACACAATCGCTCCGGTACCACCGCCACGGCTACGGCCCTAACTCGCCGTACGACCTGCCGATGCTTGCCGGGGCGCTCACCGACCTGCGAAACGCGGCCCGTACGACCGCCAGCGCAGTCCGTGAGACAGTCAAGACGCGGCTCTCGTCGTCGTACTCGACCCACGACACACATACGCCGGTCGTCCGTCGCGAAGCACGGGCAATCGAACACGGCGGTGAGGGGCCGACGCCGCGAGCGGAGGCCGACTGGGCCAACCGGCTGTTCACCTCGGTTGCCGAACTGTGA
- a CDS encoding VanZ family protein: MDVSGFRRYLPAIGFSLLVLVTSLLPVPEGAGEQVPALLGFALDKWVHAASYGTLAVLLAWGRQARDVTTVAALVIVSLCYGAGVELLQALVPSRGVSGADFVANAVGAVLAGLAWLVAHRSDALSDRTDPQSRQ; the protein is encoded by the coding sequence ATGGACGTGTCGGGGTTCCGCCGCTACCTCCCTGCAATCGGGTTTTCCCTCTTGGTACTGGTCACATCACTGCTTCCGGTTCCAGAAGGGGCGGGCGAGCAGGTCCCCGCACTTCTCGGTTTCGCGCTGGATAAGTGGGTGCACGCGGCGAGTTACGGCACGTTGGCGGTGCTGCTCGCGTGGGGCCGGCAGGCCCGCGATGTGACGACGGTTGCAGCACTCGTGATTGTCTCCCTTTGCTACGGGGCCGGGGTCGAACTCCTGCAGGCGCTCGTCCCGTCACGCGGTGTAAGTGGCGCTGACTTCGTGGCCAACGCTGTTGGGGCTGTTCTGGCCGGACTGGCGTGGCTCGTGGCCCACCGTTCTGACGCCCTTTCAGACCGAACCGACCCACAATCCCGGCAGTAA